A DNA window from Centroberyx gerrardi isolate f3 chromosome 3, fCenGer3.hap1.cur.20231027, whole genome shotgun sequence contains the following coding sequences:
- the cyp2u1 gene encoding cytochrome P450 2U1: MVLVSWHEDLRTSLLSPVSILALVIFLTVCYSIYIYKKRRDLANIPPGPKPWPIVGNFGGFLIPSFVWKRFGSRQESNVPDKSPQVRLMEQAKLYGNLYSIFVGSQLVVVLNGYEVVRDALSNRAEVFSDRPDIPAITIMTKRKGIVFAPYGPVWRKQRKFCHTTLRTFGLGKLSLEPCILEGLAVVKTELLQLSEGSGGSSVDLAPLISNAVSNVICSLSLGQRFHHQDHEFCTLLDLMARGLEISVNSPAVLINIFPPLYYLPCGVFRELRQVEGDITVFLKRIIASHRSTLDPDNPRDLIDMYLVEMLAQQAAGEKDSSFSEDYLFYIIGDLFIAGTDTTTNSVLWILLYMVIYPDVQEKVQAEIDEVVGRDRVPSLTDKGRLPFTEATVMEVQRMTVVVPLAIPHMASETTEFRGYTIPKGTVIVPNLWSVHRDPTVWDNPDKFNPARFLDDEGKLLRKECFIPFGIGRRVCMGEQLAKMELFLMFTSLMQAFKFRLPDGVPPPPMHGRFGLTLAPCPYTVCVSPRS, encoded by the exons ATGGTTTTGGTATCATGGCACGAAGATCTGCGCACGTCTCTACTGTCGCCCGTAAGCATTTTAGCTTTGGTGATATTCCTGACGGTCTGTTATTCAATTTACATCTATAAGAAGCGACGGGACCTCGCAAATATTCCCCCCGGCCCCAAACCATGGCCAATAGTGGGCAACTTCGGCGGATTTCTCATCCCTTCTTTCGTCTGGAAGAGGTTTGGAAGCAGACAGGAATCAAACGTCCCCGACAAATCTCCTCAAGTTAGGTTGATGGAACAAGCCAAACTTTATGGCAACTTGTACAGCATTTTTGTAGGGAGTCAGTTGGTCGTTGTGCTCAATGGCTATGAAGTGGTCAGGGATGCTCTCTCCAACCGCGCTGAGGTGTTTTCCGACAGACCAGATATTCCCGCTATCACTATCATGACTAAACGCAAAG GAATAGTCTTCGCACCTTATGGCCCAGTGTGGAGAAAGCAGCGCAAGTTCTGCCACACCACTCTGCGAACCTTCGGCCTGGGGAAGCTGAGTCTGGAGCCTTGCATCCTGGAAGGCCTGGCTGTAGTCAAGacagagctgctgcagctcagcgagGGGTCTGGTGGCTCCAGTGTGGACCTGGCCCCTCTGATCAGTAACGCAGTGTCCAACGTCATCTGCTCGCTGAGCCTGGGTCAGCGCTTCCATCACCAGGACCACGAGTTCTGCACCTTGCTGGACCTGATGGCACGGGGGCTGGAGATCAGTGTCAACAGTCCTGCGGTCCTCATCAACATCTTTCCACCGCTGTACTACCTGCCGTGCGGGGTCTTCAGGGAGTTACGGCAGGTGGAAGGGGACATCACGGTGTTTCTGAAGAGGATTATAGCGAGTCACAGGTCAACACTGGACCCTGATAACCCGAGGGATCTGATAGACATGTACCTGGTGGAGATGTTGGCCCAGCAAGCTGCTGGAGAGAAGGACAGCAGCTTCTCAGAGGATTATCTCTTTTATATTATAGGGGATCTCTTCATTGCTGGCACTGACACCACCACTAATTCAGTGCTGTGGATTCTGCTCTACATGGTCATATACCCAGATGTCCAAG AGAAGGTCCAGGCTGAGATTGATGAGGTGGTGGGCAGAGATCGGGTCCCGTCTCTGACTGATAAGGGCAGGTTGCCCTTCACAGAGGCCACCGTCATGGAGGTGCAGAGAATGACTGTAGTGGTTCCTCTGGCTATTCCTCACATGGCCTCAGAGACGACAG AGTTCAGAGGCTATACTATTCCAAAGGGGACAGTCATTGTCCCCAACCTGTGGTCTGTCCATAGAGATCCCACTGTGTGGGACAACCCGGACAAATTCAACCCAGCACGCTTCTTGGATGATGAGGGAAAGCTGCTGAGGAAAGAGTGCTTCATTCCATTTGGGATCG GTCGCAGGGTTTGCATGGGCGAACAGCTGGCTAAGATGGAGCTGTTCCTCATGTTTACCAGCTTAATGCAGGCCTTCAAGTTCAGGCTACCAGACGGAGTGCCTCCTCCCCCCATGCACGGACGCTTTGGCTTGACACTGGCACCCTGCccatacactgtgtgtgtgagccctcGAAGTTGA
- the hadh gene encoding hydroxyacyl-coenzyme A dehydrogenase, mitochondrial codes for MAFFTHHISRGLSSSAVRNAVIKHVTIIGGGQMGAGIAQVAASTGHTVTLVDTSEDILNKAVKGIEGSLKRVVKKKFADKPEAGVEFIQKVLQNVSISTDATSAVQSTDLVLEAIVENLKIKQDLFGGLDKVAPAHTIFASNTSSLPITDIASSTNRLDRFGGLHFFNPVPMMKLVEVIGTSTTSQETFDSLLNFSKALGKTPVSCKDTPGFIVNRLLVPYMMEAIRLHERGHGSKEDIDIAMKLGAGYPMGPFELLDYVGLDTAKFIMDGWSAMDPDNPLFGQSEMLNKLVAEGKYGKKTGEGFYKYK; via the exons ATGGCTTTCTTCACTCACCATATCTCCCGAGGTCTCTCGTCTTCAGCTGTCAGAAATGCAGTTATAAAGCATGTAACGATCATCGGAGGCGGACAGATGGGTGCAGGTATTGCACAG GTTGCTGCATCAACTGGCCACACGGTGACACTGGTGGACACATCTGAGGACATCCTGAACAAAGCTGTCAAGGGAATCGAAGGGAGCTTGAAAAGAGTGGTGAAGAAGAAGTTTGCTGATAAGCCAGAG GCAGGTGTAGAGTTCATCCAGAAAGTCTTGCAGAATGTGTCAATCTCAACAGATGCAACATCTGCAGTGCAGAGCACAGATCTTGTGCTGGAGGCGATTGTGGAAAATCTCAAAATCAAACAGGATCTCTTTGGTGGTCTTGACAAAGTGGCACCAGC ACACACCATCTTTGCCAGCAACACATCCTCCCTGCCCATCACTGACATAGCCAGCTCCACCAACAGACTGGACAGATTTGGCGGCCTTCACTTCTTCAACCCAGTCCCCATGATGAAGCTCGTAGAG GTAATTGGAACTTCAACAACAAGCCAAGAGACTTTTGATTCCCTTCTGAACTTCAGCAAAGCGCTGGGGAAAACACCCGTGTCCTGCAAA GATACTCCTGGGTTCATCGTAAATCGCCTGCTTGTTCCTTACATGATGGAGGCCATCCGGTTGCACGAGAGAG GCCATGGATCCAAAGAGGACATTGATATTGCCATGAAACTGGGTGCTGGGTATCCCATGGGACCCTTCGAGCTCCTGGACTATGTAGGACTGGACACAGCGAAGTTCATTATGGATG GCTGGAGTGCAATGGATCCTGACAACCCACTCTTTGGCCAGAGTGAAATGCTAAACAAGTTGGTTGCAGAGGGTAAATACGGTAAGAAGACAGGAGAAGGATTCTACAAGTACAAGTAA